The genomic region CCAATGTTACATAATTATGATAAGATTCATGTTAATAATAAAGAATGACGTGATTATTACTATAACAAGGTTGGCAGTTACATTGTGGACATTCTATTACATTGTCAAGGTAAGTTTTTGTACTTCAacataattgaattacaatatTAACGTTTATTATTACATCATTGACATACTAAAACAGCATATACGTATGTTACTACTATGAAACATTATGAATTTACATGACGTCTTAATTTGGTTACAACAAGACGTCAACATACAATGTCTAAGTAAGGTTACATTGTAATCATTCAAATTTAGATTCTAAGGTTACATAGTTATCTTAACTTTATATTTAATTACACCAAATGACGCTAGTATTACTATACCAAGGCGTTACATTGTGGACATTAGGTTACACTGTGATCATTCAAATTTACACTCCAAAATTACTTAATTATCTTAATATTATACATAATTACCTTAACGTTATACCATTGTTACCCTTTACGATGTAGACGTTAGATTACACTATTAAGGTATTATATTATAGTTGAACAATTAACAGCTTAACGTTCAAACTAAATGGTACCAATTTCGCTATGAGTTTGAATGTTTATGATATTTGAAATATGATTAAAATTAtggaaactgttattagcatttcaaaaatctcattctgcaCTCTTTACAAGTAGTACGATAGTGTCATTAACTTAAAGAGTATTACAATTCTCAATTTAACTTGGCGCCATCAGTCTAGGTTTCCGATGAATCTTTAACCTTACTGCTCTCTCCAGGCAGCTCGAGGCAAGACTTTTCGATAGCTGCCTCTTCCTTGTCTTCGCTTTTATCAGATACTTCCTCAAGTGGTAGAGGATACGATGATACCTGGCCTGGTTTATTGCCAGGGTTCTCTTTTTCCCCCTGCAAATGATGGTCTAAATTCACTTCAACTGGCATATGTTCAGCATCTCCAGTAGGATGTTCAGACGGCATACGCTCAGCATTCACTTGGTTCAACCCTGCTGCCATTCCCTCTTGTCTGGAAACGACTTCCTTGTTTCTCTTCAAATGCTGATCATCACATGGTGGGACAAAGCCGCTATTAGTTTGGAGATCATGGGTTTCTTCAGCCTCTGTATCAGTAGGATGAAGTTCGGATGGCATGCACACAGTAACTTGGTTCGACCCTGATGTCATTCCCACCTGTCTGGAAACCACTTCCTCGTCTCTCTCCAATTGCTGATCATCGCATGGTCCACTAACACCGCTCTTAGTTTGGAGATCATGGGGTTCTTCTGCCTCAGTACCGTTGGTTGGTGCGTTACCCTGTGGGGATTTTAGACCATCAGGGGCATCTGATATCACCTCCCTTTCACCAGCCTCTTGATGGTCTGTATCGTCGACTGCATCTACGTTGTTGATGGGTTGCGAAATAGAATCTCCATGAGTGTAATCACTCTGTGTACTCACTTCCAAGTCAGGTTCTTCCGCTGTGCTTTCTCCTTTTGATTCACTTTCAGCTGCTTTTAAAGTGGCAGGAAAAGATTGGAAAGCATCCCAATCATCTTCATCCTCTtctgcctcttcgatttcttgGTCATCAGAAGGAGAATGCGCTGTGGTGGCTGATGGTGGAGGTTTCTCTTTGCTTGCCTCTGTTGGAACTGGTAATTTTATCTCTAATGACGGAGTTGTGGGCTTCAGCTGGGTTGCATTATGCTCTTGTGTCACAGACGCACGGATGAACCCCTGAAAAGACAAAGGGATTTAAAGTTCTGTTTGTAAGCATCCATAAAAAGTAGAGCCTGAGACTCCCAAGTATTCCAGTTCGTTCCAAAACAATAGCAAAATACTTTTGAAAGACATATCCAATAAACGGCATAGAATACCATTCTTGAATCTGCAATAGCAAGAGCACccaacaaagagaagaaaaagagaccTGAAGTTGCTGTCGTTGTGTTACAGGCATAGACAGCAATATATCCTTGAAGTGAACTGCTGACGAAGGAAGCTGAGCAAGATGAGAAACAAGCCTTACAGCAGTGCTTCTTAATGTATCGACTTCCTGTCAATGATGCATAATTGGAAAACCATCAGTCAAACACGTGATAAAAGAcagtttgaaactttgaattttagagGCTGCTTATTTTATTACCAGTGAAGAACCTTCTTCTGAAGCCTTGAAAACCACGATTACGGCTTCCAGGAGTAAATTCATAAAACCTCTCTGGCATTCACTAGGTTTTGAAAGTGTCTGCAGCACTACTAAGAGTCTTAAGCATTCGCCAGCAACAGTTGCTGATTTTTCAGTTACAGGTTTCTGTCAACAGAAGACCTTCAGAACGACAAATACCAGAGACAAAAAGGGAAACGGGGTTATAATTATCTAAAAGGATAGTCTGAAACACCTTTAAAGCATTCTGGATTATCACAAAAAAATCTGCTGTAAGCTCCCCAACAAAGAGCATTAAAAAATTGTTGCCTTCCACATTTGGGGTTTTCTGTACCAAACTTTTTAGCACTTGTAAACCAATTGATTGAACCTGTGCacaatagaaaaaaatattatcagTTGTCACATTCTTGGAAAAAATGACCATAATAGTACAGAGAATGCATATGAATGTACCTGTATATTTGAATCGGTAAGTACAGTTTGGACACATTTTGTGCAGTATTTAAACATAGTATAATAGACGGAATCACCATCTCTATTCTCTTCAAGATAATTTATTTCGTAACCCAACTTGGCAAATGATATAGTTTGTTCAAGAGAGAAAGCAAGCTTTGTTTGCAGTAGTATGTGCAAGTCAGATCTCTTATTTTCCTGCAGATGAATGGACTTAATGCAATCCTCGGTCAAATCAGTTATCACATTCAGACAAGTTCCCAATAATTTTTGCATATGAAGAAGACCATCTTCACTGACACCGGATTTATCTGCAATGTGAATTTTGATTAGCCCAAATTTATTAATCAAGAAGCCActgttttaataaaatttggcATAATCTTTAATATGAATATAGAAGGAAAGAAGCAAAATAGGCCTTAAATGGATGTATATGTGTAGAAATTATGTTGGAAGGTAAGTTGACAACTAAGAAAATGGAGGATATGGAAGAACTTTGGTTTTTATTCAAATTAGATAAATAGAATGGTCAGATCAGTTTTATTGTCACAGTGCTCACCATCAATAAAGCTTTTCAATAATAGACTTGTGCACTTGAAAAAATCGTCCACCTTGGAGAAACAAAACTCAGTTGAGGCTTCTCTGATTCCCTTGTAACCAATTAAAAGAAACGCCAATGCAGCAGAGATTAGCTGTGTCTGCGTGCCAAAACATGCAGTTcagcaaaaagataaaaattagtGGTTAATACAGTCGTTCAGAATTTTGTAAAAAGCATAGTTATGAAAAACTGCACGGCAATTATATAAATTAGAAATAATTCCCATTCAATATAAATAAACTAGTAACAATGAACACACCTACTGACCTTTGGTTGAAAACAGTTTACGAGTGTTTTAGCAGTGATAAATAATGTGGATATCAAATCCTCCGAGGGTTTGTCCAAAGATATTGCCTTACTACTGAACACAAAAATATGAACCTTCAGCTGATTGAGAGTGATATCAGAggtttaaaataattaaaaaaaagtaaaataaatttgTATATTGATAGATTCCATTACCTTTGAAATACTTTGTAAAGATAAGCCAAACAAAGTTCCATTGCCAAATACGCAAAGTTGTCCACTTCATAAAAAGATTCAGGGCAGTTCTTCACAATCTAttgaaagaattaaaataaaacaccaATTCAGGATCTGTGACAAAGACAAAATGCACACAGAACTAATCTCTTGTAAAGTCCTTTGAATGGAAGGTTCCCTGGCCAAAGAAGTAAAGTTGTCCACTTCATGAAAAGATTCAGGGAagttcttcacaattggaataatcaaaataaaaccaaaatacACAATCTATGACTGACATTACACACAGACAACTAGTCTCTTATAAGGTCTTTACATACAGAAATCTTTTTGACATTACAACTCGGAATCTCCGGTCCACAGTTTTCTAAACACATAAATATGCAGCCACCTTTATTAAAGGATATGATTCCTACCAAGCTAACGCactaaaatgaaagaaaatataagtaaatgaaAAGCAATTTACTGTTATGCGGATCAAATTATTGTTCTGCAAATCCACATACAAGCTTTTATAAAAGAGCTTAAGTTTAGCAAAGTGCAAATGGTTCATAATATCAGTAGGAGTGTAAAAAGGCATGTTGGCTGTTGCAGCCTGCAGGTGGACGCTACGAAAGGAACTGGAATAGTTAGTAACTGAATGAACGAATGAATCATAACATTCTGAGGTAACAACTCAAAATCCAAACATAATTCAGCCTCAATTAATTGGTAAGAACTTCTTCACGTGTATTGTCTTAGAATATGAAAGATCAACGCAAAAAAACAGCATAATACTCATCATAATACCTAAAAAAAGGCCTTAAATTATCCAAGAAGACTTCTTTGTTTTATAATTACCTGTGATATAACAGACACTGAAAGACTATCCCAAGAATTATCCATGCACATAGAATATGAGAAAACCTGCACCAGTCAAATATGAAATAAAGAATTACTACATGAATATCAAAGTCAACAGGTGCCCTGTGCATGGTTAGGGTAGTACTAGTACTACAAAGACCAAAACTGGTGACTGCACAAGTCATAAGGAAAGGGAACCCATAAGATACATGTCAGATAGCATCGTGAATATGGCATCGTGAATACCCAACAGCACAAATAATGAATACAAATCAATTCACTCTTAAAGCAATCTACCACATCGCACCACACTGATAAACTTTGTAATGCTGCATCTTTAGAAAATGttacaaattataaatatataaagagagtggaattttttattaaagaagtCATTAAAGATGTCAGTTGTCCAATGTATGTTTGATGCACTAGATGTTCTATTGCAGAGAATACAACTTATTCTATTTGACTTGCAAACTCATTAACTCCCTTACGTTACTTGTAACTGATAAACAGATTAAAATTAGATGATGACtttaaaaggaaagaaaacaataatgaGCAGAAATATAGGGATCCAAGGATTTGAAGaaacaattaataattttatCTGACAGtcttcttttttcatttatagGACTGCAATAAGGCCggcaatgctttatggcacggaatgttgggtagtgaagcatcaacacgtacataaaataGGTCTagcggagatgagaatgcttcgttggatgtgtgggcacacgagaaaggataagattaggaatgaggatatccgaggtaaagtaggagtagccgaaattgaaggaaagatgagagaaaatcggtttcAGTGTTTTGGACACGTGAAACGAAGGTCCATTAACGCTCCGATTAGAAGATTCGATTACGGGATAGAGGTTCAAggccgaaggggtagaggaagacctagaaggactttggaagagactctaagaaaagacttagagaacttggatctaacggaagatGCGACACAGAACTGAGCGCAAtggcattctaggattcatataaccgaccccacttagtgagaaaaggctttgttgttgttgttgttgttgattagCGAAATGTAGTAAAATGAGTCATTCAGACGCTTCTGCATAGAAGATGATCACTTCCTACGTAAAACTGCATATGACAACATGTGGCTCTTTTCACAGGATGCCTATGCACACATTAGAGCATTAAGGAGTTAataagagaaagagaaaaggaaacGGATAGCCACCTGTAGCAGTTCTCTGCATATGTCCACAGTGAGAAATCCTGCACTGGCAAACCTTTTGGTCGCCAGAAACTGGAAAACCGGTAATGCAATTTCATATAACTTAATTCCTGGGAAAGATAATTCTTCACTAGCTGAATCTTCACCGCTACTAgctttaatgaaataaattggaCTTTTCAGTTCACCAAGGGTAGAATATTGGCCCTGAAATAAGACCAGTAGAGCAAATCCCCAAAGAAACTGATATTCTTCGGATTCCATTTCTACCATGCGATGTCCTGACAATAAGCTATTTCTTGATTTATTTTGAGTAGTGCAGTTTGAATACTCCTCCTCTTCAATATTCACAGGAACTGCATCCAATGCAATTGCCTGCAATATTACTGGCCAGGATTCTTCTAAGCAAGGTTGCAACTTTGATGATACCAGAGGAGACTGAATTCCATCAAGAAATGGATTCCACTGtaaagaaagaaattattaGTGAAAACAAAGCACAGATGCAAGGGATGAAAGCTAGCAGTTTTCCTATCATTTAGCTGACCTTTGTCTTGAGATGCAAGCACAAGAATACATAACTGTAATCCTTCAAAACACTAATCCAGTACTTCCCAAGCATACTTGAACTCTTTGAAAATAATGGTAACAATGCTAGATATTCATCTGGAACCCCACTATGGTGTCTCCTCAAGAACGCATATGTATAACATTTGAGAGAGGCATGAGCAGCAAGAAGTCTTATCTTGATCTACATCACAATTAATAAATTAGTTTTccatttaaaaagtaaaatggaTTCCTttaatcaagaaaacaataaaacaagAGTTGAACAATGACTTTTATATACCTTGCATGAGACCCATTCTGCAAATGAAGGATAATACAGGTCCTTAAATTCATTCAAAGGTCGTGAAATCAATGAATATATGCGTTTAACAGCAATTTGATCGCCCTTAATAATTCCACTAGTTAGTATCTGTAATCACAATTCACTTCACGTTGTCACTTACacgcaaaaaaaaaactaaataaataggGAAGAAACCAAGGAAAAGATAAAGTTAGATTTGTCTTTGTTAAAGAACCTTTGTAGCGAGCAGGAAGCCTGCTTCCAATAGAATAGGGCCAGAGGACGAGTCTAAGGCAGTGCGGACAGCAGATACTAACTGGGCCTGAATTTCATACAGCCTCAATTATTAAAAACACCCCCATTTCCCCCCAGTAAAAGCGAATCTAAAACTGAAACTATCTGTCAAATCCCTCCAAGGAGCTTTAACAGAGATAATGGACATCTTTTTGCAATTTCAAATCTCTGTCAAGGAATCTAATAGAAGCAAGTGAAAGAAAATCACAAGCACTTGCTGCACTTCTGACATACCTGATACTGTTCCAGTAGGAGGTGCCCTGGAAGCTCCGGGTCAGGTATCTTTTCAAACTGTTCCCAGCATCACAAGACAGAAATATATATGAACAAAACGAAATACATGATATAAGAATCAAGAAATATCTAAATTATAAGACTTTGCCCAGCTAGATAGCAGTGACATATAAGCTACCCGTATAGAATGGACAATAGGGTGCTCACCTGTCTCAGCCCAATGAGTGTGTTGAAGTAGAAAAAAAGGGGGTGTAAATTAAAAGACAGCAAGACATGAAAGGGGAGTAGTAATTAGTAGAAACTATAATTCCTATTTCAAAGATTTAggtaaaatgaaaataaaagtcAAGTATGTATCAGAAAATATGATGTGAAGAAGAGGTATTAAGATCTATATAGGAAACATATCACATTCAATTAGATATCAGAATATGAGCAAGGCTTGGATTTTAGGAGGTCAAGCATGACTCATGACACtattttacaaatttctctATTCTTACAGTGTACATGTAGCGCTTGTACGGTCAAAAGGACTGAGGTGTTTTTGCTCAATTAGTAATTAAGAAACATaacgaaaaaatgaaaaataaaataaaacatttaaaGAAGTCCTAAATCTACCCAACCAAGTGGTGCTGCTGCGATATCATATAAACTAGTAGAATTAGCATGTCTTATACAAACTCACCTTATCTGTAATGGTACCCAGAAGTCCCACACCAATTGGCTGCAAGTTTTCTAACTGGATTGTGCTTATCtatgaaaattaacaagaaatgtCAGCTCTAACATGTATTCCTCAGGCATTTGATAGGACAtagtaaaaatttaaaagaacaaACAAACTTGACATCCGTACCTGGTATGCAAGGGCTATAAGTTCTTGTATATGGAGGACGAGCCAATCACTGGAGGCCTGTCCATTAGTAGGTTGGCTCCTAGCAGTACAAAGATCAAAATGAGCTGGATTCTTTCCAACAGCTCTAGGTAGGTAACTCAAACACCTACAAAGCAACAAATTACTAAATCAATTAAACGAAGAATACCACAAGTTAAGACAAAAGTTCATGACTAGTTCTTTGAAAGGGAAGAGGGAGCTTGTGCCTTGGTAAGTGTCAAACACAAAAGGGTTTCTAAAGGCACGGCCTATGCACATTTACACCGTTCTTCTAGCTTGTACACTAACGTATGCATACTAAAACTAATTTTATGCTCAATGAAATTTCTTTCATCTGATATTTGAATTGCTACTTAAAAATCAATCCCAAGCTTCGttgattattattttcttgAGGTCCATGGTATAATAATCTTGCACTTGATAGTTTCAATTTTATACAAAGTTTATGTTCTGCCTTGTGGAATCTTGCCCGACACAAACACAGGCTGCAGTCTTCAACACGTGTGAACTCTGGGCACTTTTGTGGGTGTGCCTGTGTGCAGTAGATTTAATGCATCATTTCAGGTAGTGCATGGAAAATATCATCACATACTCAGCAGCAAAAACTCTGGTTCGGTATCTGAGGTGTTTATCTCTATTCAGAATACCATGGGGGCCTATGGTGCTAGAAACCATGTTCTCatcgtcttctccaaaattcaCACTTGGGTCACCCTCTGTACCCTTTGAGGGATAATTTTCTAAGCTGCTACTACTATTAGCATTTCTTCGCATTGATGTGGCAAGAATCTGAGAAAGATTTTGACAATTCACTGAATTAGTAATTGTCCTTTCCAAGACAGGACAAAAAACATGCTTATCTATCAAGAAAATTGGGGATTAAACTGATTTACAAAGTACTATAATTCTATTAACAAGAAGAAACTAAGCTCAATGGATAGAAGTATTCAAGTATACCAAAtagtttgtcttttttttttctttcaaaatttacATCCAAAACATACTATCTGTATAACACTCTGGATGAAAAGAGAACAGACTAAACAAGCTTACCACATTACGACAAATTGATATCCAATGGGATGGACAGGAAGGGCATGATGCATAGAGCAATCGCATGATTGTGGTGCGCACCAGATCCCCTATCCTACAAGGATAAAAATAAGGGGAGATAAGTTATCTTGCATCACTCTCTCTCTACAGATAAATGTCAACAAGAAACCAGGCTAAAAGTGCAGTAAATACTCGGAATCTGTTTCTTCATCCAGCATGTGAAATAACTTCTCTTCTATTTGCTCGACAACAATGGAAACCTGTATGATAGAAAATCAGTGAATGATCTGATTTATTGTGATGAGACTTATATTTGAAGATGGAAAGTAACATGAGGGCATACCGGATCTTTTTCAATCAGATGTCGTAGAGTGGAAACAGCTAGATGCCTTAACGCTGGCTGCttgaaaatggaaagaaaaaaaagggtaacTTCATATTATGGAAAGGAGCAGAAATATATAAGTATATGAACTTCACCAgccacagaaacaaaacctgTCTTGAGGACAAAGTAGGTAGAAGAGTTTGCACATGGGTGTGCACGGAAACAGCTTGTGGTGCAAAAAGAACAAGTTGCTGGGTGAAGCGTACACTCCTGCAACAATAATAGCTTTTGAATGGAGCCAATTTCTATTCtctaacacaaaaacaaaacaaacaattgTAGAAGAGAACATATTACATGAAAACTAAACAAGTGTTGAATAAATTGGAATACGTACTCAAGCATCATTGCTGTTTCTTGCCCAGAGCTTATCTCGGAAACAACAGactacaaaaatcaaaattagaaaaaaaaaatcaacaaatggACACCAGTCTGTGAATTCAATTAACTATAATATAAATGGAAAGAGATGAAAGTAAGTCCGTTgaaatttcaccaaaaaataattaaaaacttaataagtATGTACTGAAATATGCCAATTCTTAACATGATAAAACATATTAGTATTACAGCAGAAGCTCAGAGGCAGTGGAAAATTTCGATAACAATACCTTGCAACGTGAAAAGAAAATACTTCCAGGGGCAAGTTCAGGACCAAGAACAGCAACAATAGCATTTATAAGACGGCCAACACCTTGCTGAAGTGCAACCCATCCATTCTCCTCAGACAAAAGAATGTCCAGAGCAAGACCAAGTGTTGCCTACAGAGAAGAAATGTGACGAGAGAACATTGTTCAGTCAAGTACAAACTAACAATTCATCTGCTAAGAGGTACAAATCTAAGATGATAGTCTGCTCTAACAACAAAACCTACCAAAATATACACAGAGTTAGAACTTCAAGGTTATCGGTGAAAACACTATCAGTTATATACTTCATACAAGGGCAATCACTTTTCAGTAGACAATACAAGAAAGATCAATACTGCTCACAAATGTATCAGTTAAACAAGGCAACAGCTTAATTCAAACAAATGTCATTTATCCATAACCAATACCTTTGATAGTCTACAAATGAATCTGTCATAGGGCCTGAAAGTATCATGTTACCTCAGAGATACAAAGGTCAAAGCATGCCAACAGTTTCTTTCAAATCACTTCAAGGTCTAAATCAATGACAACATACTTATCCAAGATAACAAAGCAATTAGTAACAAAGACATTACCATCTCACAAGAGCGCTGAAGTGAATCTAAACTAAAAAGATACCACAACAGttgcaaatttcttttcatctaTTGCCAAGATTTGTATTCCGATTATGCCAATGTAAACAGCATTACTTAACACACTACAACCATTAAAAACATGAGTTACCTGGACTTGAGATACATAGGACAAGCCAGCAGCTTCAATGGTTAACAGAAGCCCATGCAAAGACCAGATCTGTAAACCAGCTATTGAACTTTTAGAAAGCAGCGAGATTGAGCTCACAGTTGAAGGCACTAAAGTTGACAATGCCATGCCTCCTGCACTGCAGGCATAATATGCAAGGACATTGAGATAAAGTATAACCTCTACTTAAGATCCCCATCAAAAGGATCActaattgaaaatttaaaaatcaaaggaaaaaaaaaagattagcaAAGATATCAGATGATAGCAGAACTCCACGAGTGAACAACTCATCCTAAAATCTGCATGTGATGTGATAAACAGACAAAAGTTTAACCATATAAAGACTTAGTTCAAGTGATTATCAGAATTGCCTCCCCCGGATATGAACTAGATATCAACTGCAAATGACTCATGAATTGTGACTTGCAACCTGATCCTgaggaaaattttaaattcaatacCAAGGGAGGTGCAATGCAAGTGTGATACTACAACACCCGCCTTCAGGCATGTATCTCTTTTATAGAAAGAGGTAGCAAAAGAAAGCAATAGAATAGACATTCTATATGCTACTTAAGATTCAAGAGTACCAGTAAGAATATCCCTGTAAATATTCATAACAAACTTGAAAGGAAGTTCAATATGTCACCTGCGGTGAATGCAGCCAAGAGCAAAAGCAATTGATCCAGCATAGTTTGAATCAGTTGCCCCAGTTAAGTCACCAAGCAGAGATCTAGTCTGTGTGTCACCCAAACAATGAATCAGAGTGGGAAGGAAAGACATGGGCAGAGGGAGAACGAGAAAAGGAAAGCTGCAGAGTCAGCAGCACGACTGAAATTCAAAGAACAAAGGTGATGTTTGACATTGATATGTTTGAACTACCATTCTTGCTGTAAAGATATCATTTCCAAGACGAGCTAAAAGACCCAGACATTCTGATGAAGCCCTACGC from Pyrus communis chromosome 9, drPyrComm1.1, whole genome shotgun sequence harbors:
- the LOC137744755 gene encoding protein SWEETIE-like isoform X3; the protein is MNPHAQVQPRGKGPFPPAKKLEGGLHRHLALPFTKVGARSKDVRVGITLSWVFFLQAIRLKYMHPDSELQNYAIQVMEMLCSDNSVDAYSLACVLYILRVGVTDQMTEPTQRNFLGFLGNQLMSLDASPSMKIAALRTASYTLKTLGEVPVEFKEVLDDTVVAAVSHSSQLVRIEAALTLRALAEVDPTCVGGLISYGVTMLNALRENLAFEKGSTLQLELDSLHGQATVLAALVSISPKLPLGFPARLPRSILEVSKKMLTESSRNPLAATIEKEAGWLLLSSLLASMPKEELEDQVFDILSLWASLFTGNPEDETNHTGDLISRIRMWSAAVDALTAFLRCFLSPNDGNNGILLQPVLVYLSRALSYISLIAAKQLPNVKPALDIFIIRTLIAYQSLPDPTAYKNDHRMVLQICTSPFIEASGCEESTCLRFLLDKRDAWLGPWIPGRDWFEDELRAFQGGKDGLIPCVWENEICSFPQLEPVNKTLVNQMLLCFGILFASQDSGGMLSLLGTIEQCLKAGKKQPWHAGSITNICVGLLSGFKALLSLRPQPLALEILNSAQAIFQSILAEGDICPSQRRASSECLGLLARLGNDIFTARMTRSLLGDLTGATDSNYAGSIAFALGCIHRSAGGMALSTLVPSTVSSISLLSKSSIAGLQIWSLHGLLLTIEAAGLSYVSQVQATLGLALDILLSEENGWVALQQGVGRLINAIVAVLGPELAPGSIFFSRCKSVVSEISSGQETAMMLESVRFTQQLVLFAPQAVSVHTHVQTLLPTLSSRQPALRHLAVSTLRHLIEKDPVSIVVEQIEEKLFHMLDEETDSEIGDLVRTTIMRLLYASCPSCPSHWISICRNVILATSMRRNANSSSSLENYPSKGTEGDPSVNFGEDDENMVSSTIGPHGILNRDKHLRYRTRVFAAECLSYLPRAVGKNPAHFDLCTARSQPTNGQASSDWLVLHIQELIALAYQISTIQLENLQPIGVGLLGTITDKFEKIPDPELPGHLLLEQYQAQLVSAVRTALDSSSGPILLEAGFLLATKILTSGIIKGDQIAVKRIYSLISRPLNEFKDLYYPSFAEWVSCKIKIRLLAAHASLKCYTYAFLRRHHSGVPDEYLALLPLFSKSSSMLGKYWISVLKDYSYVFLCLHLKTKWNPFLDGIQSPLVSSKLQPCLEESWPVILQAIALDAVPVNIEEEEYSNCTTQNKSRNSLLSGHRMVEMESEEYQFLWGFALLVLFQGQYSTLGELKSPIYFIKASSGEDSASEELSFPGIKLYEIALPVFQFLATKRFASAGFLTVDICRELLQVFSYSMCMDNSWDSLSVSVISQIVKNCPESFYEVDNFAYLAMELCLAYLYKVFQSSKAISLDKPSEDLISTLFITAKTLVNCFQPKTQLISAALAFLLIGYKGIREASTEFCFSKVDDFFKCTSLLLKSFIDDKSGVSEDGLLHMQKLLGTCLNVITDLTEDCIKSIHLQENKRSDLHILLQTKLAFSLEQTISFAKLGYEINYLEENRDGDSVYYTMFKYCTKCVQTVLTDSNIQVQSIGLQVLKSLVQKTPNVEGNNFLMLFVGELTADFFVIIQNALKKPVTEKSATVAGECLRLLVVLQTLSKPSECQRGFMNLLLEAVIVVFKASEEGSSLEVDTLRSTAVRLVSHLAQLPSSAVHFKDILLSMPVTQRQQLQGFIRASVTQEHNATQLKPTTPSLEIKLPVPTEASKEKPPPSATTAHSPSDDQEIEEAEEDEDDWDAFQSFPATLKAAESESKGESTAEEPDLEVSTQSDYTHGDSISQPINNVDAVDDTDHQEAGEREVISDAPDGLKSPQGNAPTNGTEAEEPHDLQTKSGVSGPCDDQQLERDEEVVSRQVGMTSGSNQVTVCMPSELHPTDTEAEETHDLQTNSGFVPPCDDQHLKRNKEVVSRQEGMAAGLNQVNAERMPSEHPTGDAEHMPVEVNLDHHLQGEKENPGNKPGQVSSYPLPLEEVSDKSEDKEEAAIEKSCLELPGESSKVKDSSET